Within Ovis aries strain OAR_USU_Benz2616 breed Rambouillet chromosome 3, ARS-UI_Ramb_v3.0, whole genome shotgun sequence, the genomic segment CGTCGAGGAGACGGGGTGAAGAGACCCAGGGTGAGGAGACATGGGTGAGGAGACCCTGGGAGGGGCCGGATGTGAGGGGTGAGAAGACAGGGTGAAGAGACCCAGGGTGAGGAGACTCAGGATGAGGTGACCCAGGGTGAGAAGACCGGGCTGAGGAATTGGTAGTTGCCACACCTTCAGTCTGGCATCAGACGGTGAGCACCGCGTGGGATGCCGTGGCTTGGGGGTTGGGGCACCAAGGGAGAGTACAGGACCCCAGGCGGGCCGGCCTTTCTCACCTCCCGCTTGCCTGTGCTCGGGTCCTGTTCAGCTACCCGCCTCTGACGCCTGAGGCATGAGGCCTCTCCTCAGAGTGACGCCCCGCCCCTTTCCGTTACCAGACCTGCCCCCGGAGCTGACCTCTGGCTTTCATTGGCTGTCTCCTGGAGCGGAAGGGGCGGGGCTACGAGCTCATGCCTATGCGTGCCTGAGGCGGGTCCCAAGTCCCGGCCTTGAGGTCTCATTGGCTGGTCTCCTGGAGTGGAAGGGGCGGGGCTACGAGCTCATGCCTACGCGCGCCTGAGGCCTGTCTTAAGTCCTGGCCTTGAGGTCTCATAGGCCGGTCGCTGAGGGCGGAAGGGGAGGGGCTGCCCTGGCTGGTTGCTCAAGTGGGTACATCTCAAATGAGCGGCGTGCATGGATTGAGGGGTGGCTGAGGTTGAGGCATGGCAAAGCTCAGACGAGAAGGGGACACCGCCGTTCTGATGGGAATGTTTTCCCCCTTGCTCCTGATCATAAATCTGAGGACGCTGGGCAGTCTGCTTGACCACTGTGTCGCCAGTATACAGGAGGCATTTGGCACAGGCAGGTGCTAGTAACCACTGTTGGGTGAGTAGTGAATgcgcaaatattttttctcacagCTACCATGCACTGCCAACATTGTTACAACTGCCTCACAGAAGAGGGTGCTGAGGCTCAAGGAGATGAGGCAGGGGCCCAGCTCAGGCCCCATCTGGGAGGTGTGGGCACCGGTTCCAGCTACCGTCTGCCAGGTACCCTGGACTCCAGGCAGTAAAGCACAGATCACCAAGCAAGGCCAAGTGAGAGTGCTACTCAACTCCAGAGGGGCTGTACATAAAGCCCTGGTCAAGAGGAAGCTAAAGAGATCACTGTGGCCCCTGTAAGTCAGTCCAAGGACATAGAGTTACCTTAGGAGGGTGGTAAGCTTAAGAGTGGCAAGGTGAAGGGGTCTCTCTGGCTGCTGGAGGGAGAGTAGAAATGGAGCAGCTGTTGCTGTTGGGGTGCATGATGATGGAGGTAGGCACAGGGGAGGGGGTGGTCATGGTGGAGGGAAGTACAGAGTCAGAGCCGTTTAGAAGATTGACTTGACAAGGCTTGGTAATGTGGGAGAGAGAAGGCGTGGATGAGGAGCTGCAGACGGACACCACTGGCTCAGATGGGGAGGAGCGGCAGAGAAGGCAGTTTAGGAGGTTGTTAACTTCAGTCTTGAATACGTTGAACTCTGCGATCCCTGACAAACCTGCGACCCACTCTCAGGGATTCTGATCCTTAGCAGAGTAGGAAATACATCTAGAGTTGAGCCAGACAGTTCTGGGCACAGAGTAAGGACATGTCTCTTGAGTCCTCTGTCTGGGCCACATCCCCTTCCAGGCTGCCAGGTTCCTGCCCCTTCTTAACCTGGTTCTCTGGCTGTTCCTTCCTACCTGTGAGCCACTTGCACACTTCCAATCACTCCACCATTTCCTGAGACTTTCTAGAGCTGATTTCTGTTATAGCATCCCAGAAAAACATGGATCAGGAATAACTGAGGGGTAATGAAGACAGCTTCAGGGAAGGAGTTTACCAGGCTGAGAAAGGGGACAGGATTCCAGACAGGAGGTTCAGTAAAGGCAAAGGTGTGGATTTGCCTGCCTCCTTTAGAAAAGAAGAGTGAAGTTGGGGTTCAGGGTTCTTGTGGGGGAGTGTAAGAGACTAGAAATCAGTTGATCTGAAATGTGAGGGCCTGGAAGTGGAGGTGGTTGTCTGAAACACCCTGTAAAGACCATGCCAAGAAGGACGGACTCCCAGGGAGTCCAGAGCCATCTATCTGCCCATGCACTTGTGCATCTGAAACTGGCTAACTGTCCGCCAAATGCTTCCTTTATAGCCTGGGCACACAgctagactacatttcccagcctcccttgcagtgtGAGTCCTGGCCAGCGGGATATGGGTAGAAATGCTCTGTATCACTACCAGGCCAAGTCCATAAAAGCCTCCTATGAGTgagccctctttctctctcctccatggACCTGAGGGATGTTGATTTCCAAGGCAACTAGCAAGCTACCTGAGGAAAGCAGGACCTCTAACAGCCCATTTTTGAATCATGGTATGGAGCAGAGTCTGCTTATCAGCcaactgaataaaaattaaacttcaaCTGGGCTAAGCCATTGAGATTTCCGGCTTTGTCTGCTATGACTGCTAGCCTCAACTAATAGTGCAGATCCATACATCTGTGGGTTACGAATACAGATTTGCATCCGGTGCGTAATTATCGGGAAGTTTATACCCTGGTTTAGCATTGTGGTTTCTTCTCTTATTTCAACCAAGAACAGATAGATAAAAGAACTTTGAATTTAACCTTAATTAAAAGCCAGCTTGTTCTCCCAGGGCTGGGCAAGCTGATGTCTCCCAGAGGCCAACCAAATCCAGACAGTTTCCCAGGGTAGATCATGCAGGCACCTGAGAGGCAAAGGTCTGTGAAAGTACTTTTGGAAGCCCAAGAAAGCTCTGAAACGGAGTGTACCATTTTGTGAACATAGCTGTATTTTAATGAGCTTCTCACAAGACTCAGAAGAGGCGATGTGTACATGCGTggccgagtccctttgctgttcacctgaaactatcatggTATTGTTTGTTAActggttatgctgctgctgctgctcagtcacatcagtcgtgtccgactctgtgcgaccccatagacggcagcccaccaggctcccccgtccctgggattctccaggcaagaacgctggagtgggttgccattgccttctccaatgcagaaaagtgaaaagtgagagtgaagtcgctcagtcgtgtctgactcttagcgacctcatggacttcagcccagtacaaaattagaagtgaaaaaaaaaaaaaaagagagcttaGGACCCTTCGTCCTGGGAATCATCTCATGCTCTCAGGGTTCTGACAAGCTTCAAAGCTATTATCAGGAGCCTAACTCTCCTTtctttcaatttatattttcaagatttttaggCATTTTCACAAACGTTTCTTACAGTCATGCCagattcaaacatttaaaaattttaatcaccCAGTCATCCAAATAAAATGTGAACCACCCTTGCCAGCTCCCTAGTTTCTTGGTTTTCCATCCCTTAGTTTAAGCCCCATAGTTTCTCCCAACTCCACCGTCACCTGGAGCAGTGCTTGCTGCTAGACCTTGCTCCATGCTCACCGTgccctcagttcagctcaggcgctcagtcgtgtcccactctctgcggccccatggactgcagcacaccaggcctccctgtccatcaccaactcccggagcttgctcaaactcatgtccattgagtcggtgatgccatccaaccatctcatcctctgtcgtccccttctcctcccctcttcagtctttaccagcatcagggtcttttcccatgagtcagttctcatcaggtggccagagtattgtgCCCTACTTTGTTCTAATATTATTCTGGTTAGCCAGAATGATCCCATTAAAATTTACAACTGATTATATCATCCTCTGCTCAAACCCCAGTGGCCTCCCACATCATGACAAGAAGCCAGAGCCTGGCCTGCCCCTCCCCTGACCTAACGCCAGCCACAGGCCTCAGGGACAGTTCCTCTACCTCAGCAGGCTCCTCCCACCATGAAGCTTTGACTCTTGCCGCCCTCTTGGCCTGAAATACTCTGCCCTCAGGTATATACATGGATTGCACCCTTCTCTCCTGCTGGTTTGAGTCAAATGGCCCCACTTGGGAaggcctggctctgccactcTGTTTGAAATCGCCACCCATCTCTTCCTTGTTCCTTCCCCTCacttatttttctccttagcACTGATTAGCATCTGACTTACTATGTAATTTGCTCATTCTTCTTGGTTATTGCCTTTCTCCCTCACTAGACTCTGAAGCCCCCCAGGGAGGGATTGTTTTTGCCAGTTCCGCTCACTGCTGTGTCCCATGCTTAGCACACTGAGTGCTCAGTAAGTTCTTGCTAAATGGATTACTCAAAAGCCTCCTGGTGTCCCTGCCAGCCACTCCGTCCCCGGATCCGTGCCTGCCTCACCGAGTGGTGACATCCTCGTGGGCACGCGGTGCCTTGTTCACCATGGAATCTCCCACACAGAGCCAAGTGGACGGCAGCTGCTCGGTAGACACTGGCTAATAAGAGAAGGCCGAGGACTGTGGCTGATGCACACTTGGCTCTCAGCACCTAGCAGAGCAATGGGATCTAGATTTGTTCAGCCTTGCGGCAGTGGTAACTGAGTACCCGCTTAtactttcatattaatttttttgtttactggtgatattattttaataaaaagctGGACTGAAGGGAGGAATGCCTGTTCCGGATTATCCTGTGTCCTCTCACAGACACGACCACCTGGCACCCAGACTCAGGCCTGGGACTGCAGCTCCTCCCTATGCCGAGGCTTGCACAGAGCTGTGCTCCTGCCCAGGGAGGTGCAGAGGGCGTGTCGGTGCAGAGGAGGCAGGTGGGCCCTAGTTCCAGCAGACAAACAGTGGCACCAGGGAGCGGGTGGAGGTTCTGAAGCAAGAATTTATTCCAAGTGCATATGTGGGTGTGGACAGCAGAGACCCGTATTTAAGGCAGGTCAGAAGCCTCTCACAGTCTCCAGCCCTAGCCCTTCCCTGGCCACCTCACTGGCCTGAGCTAGAGCAAGGGAAGGGCCTCCtagtcccccaccccccaaaaaacccaTAAGTACTTAAGGGCTAAAGCAGAACCATACAGCCTTATTTTTATTAGCatctagcaagaaaaaaaatcaagattccctccagccctgcctctgccaCCTGAGCCCTCAGGGAGCAGTGTCAGCTGGGGGAGCACTTGTTTCCGGAGATGTTCTTGGAGCCTAGGCACCTGTGCGCTGCCACCCCTGTGCCTGAAGGCTGACCACAGGCCCCCTCCTCCACTCTGTGGGGACAGAAGGGCAGCTGGCATCTCTCCAGCCCTTAGCCATCAGCCTTAGAAACTTGGAAAAGATTGGCGATGTCTAGCAGAGCTTGGCGGATCTGGTTCCCAAAGCGCTGGGCATTCTGTGGAAGTCAAGAGTTCAGATCAAACTCCAGGCGAGCCCCCGCCCCCTGGCCACAGGAGCAAGGGTCCTTCCCGACGCGCCCTGGGCCGACCCTCCTCAGGCGGAGTAGCAGCAGGGCAGACTCACCGTCTCTGAGCTGGAGAACTTGCTGGAGACGTGGAAGAAGATGGTGTTCTCACCTGCGATCATGTAGGAAACACCGTAGCCATCATCTGCCACCTGAGGCAGCGTGGAGGGTAAAGAAGCAGAGGTGAGCTGACCTTGAAGATCTGAAAGCCAAGCTGATGTTATCCTTGCTCTGCCCACAAGGTTCACAGGAAGGGGCCCACCCCCAGGAAACCGTGGGAAAACAGCGTTGCAGACCCCACTAGGGGACCCACGGCCTTGCGTCCCCTCAGGAGGCTCAAGAGCACCACCTCTCTCCACGGCGTCGCCAGTTCCCTGACCAACTAGCCTGTGAATCTCAGTGGGAGAGCTGGACTCTCTGTAAGCCCCCTTCAGAGGGCACATCAGCTTCAGGCAGAGTCACTCCAGCAGGGGTGAGCTCCCATCCACTTTCCTCCCAACAGGTCTATAGGTACCCATTCTGTTCCCATGCCAGGCAGGTCCAGGCCTGTGCTCTTGCCTCTGGTCTGACCCCCTTGAGTCCCTGTACTCTCCAAAGACACGCCCGTCCCCTGGTCCCGCCCACCTGCCCACCTTCAAGGGCACTTACAGGGCCAAAGCCACCGCCAGCACCCAGGTGTTTGGGGTGCTTGTTTGGGTCGAACATACGGATCTGGAATTGAGCGATCTGGCTAGTGGAGAGGCGCCAGGGTtccgagagcacctgccacaggGAGGCCCTGCCGTCAGACGCGCTGCACACCCGCGGACAGGCAGTGCCTGAGGCGTCCTGGCTGAGGACGCAGAGGGGATGGACGCAGCGCCTTCCTGACTGCGGCCCTGGTCCCCGGTCTGTTCTCACCGTCACAGCATCTGCACAGAACCCTCCACCACAGGACCTGCCTGTCCTGCCCCTGCCTCTACCCGCACCCCGAGCTGTTGCTCCATATCCCACACCGCGGCCTCAGTGGCTGTCTGGGCACTGAAGGCTCCCTCCGCCCGGACACCCCCATCCCCCTGAGCCTCTGCACTTCCCTCATGGGCGCTGCCGCCCCGACATGTCATGCTGGTCCGTCCATCCCCCCTCACGCCGACACCCACTCGACAAGGGAAGGCTGCTGCTCGCGGCCAGTCCGCAGGCCTGGGAGGGGCGTGGAGCAGGCAGGGCCACCGAGAGCGGGCCTGCGGACAGACGCGCCCGTCCACACTGACCTCAGCCAGGAAAGGGGACTCGACCCCCAGGTACTTGGAGACCACGTAAAGGCAGAAGAGGTGCCTGTCGATGCCCGCCCCTGTCATGGCCAGGCGGTACATGTTCTGGTGCTTCTCCGCAGCCTTCCGGAACAGACGCCGGAGGTCTTCGTTCTGGGGCAGAAACGGCCGTGAAGAGCGGGTCTGATCCCGAACCCCCAGAGGCCGAGCGCTCGCCTCCGCACGAGGCCGCGGGGGCTTACCGGCTGGCGCCCCTGCACCATGGCCTGAACAAATGCTGTGGACTCACGGGTGCAGGAGCGCACGGTCTCTGTCCGGCCCTCGCGGAACATTCTAGTCATCGAGGCTTCGTAGGTCAGGCAGAACTTGCCCTTGTCCTGGGGAACACGGAAGGTGAACCTTGGGGTGGGCCCGGGTGCCACCCCGCCCGCTCGGCGGCCCAGGGCTCCTACCCGGAAGTGCGCCAGCTGCAGGGCGATCTGCACGAAGGCGTCAGGGCTGGTCCGGCACTTCTTGATGAGGCCTTTGCCAAAGGGCAGGAACTGGAAGCAGTACAGCTCCACGTCGTCCGCCAGAGCCTTGGCCACCTGGTAGGAACTCTCGATGACAGCCTGGCACTGCCAAGACACGGAGAGGTCAGCTGGGGGCAGAGCTCTCCAGCAGGGCTCCAGGGTCATGTCCAGAAGGCCTGAGGGTTAGTAACGGAGGAAGGCAAGGCTGGGCAGGCCTCGATGGCCTCAGGAGGAGACGCCACAGACAGGCTGGGGGCGTTAGTGCAGAGGCGGGGCTGGGCTCTGCGGGGGAGCGGGCACTGACAGGTGCTTCCCAGACATGAGCTCATGCCTCACGTTTTTCTCCAACCCCCAGACGGTCCTGGGGTCTCTGTTCTCCCTGGAGTCAGTCTGGACCATAAGAGACACTCGGACCTTCCCCCTGAGAGTGGGGCTGGGACAAAGGGGAGGCCTGCAGGGCATCTCAGGCCCTTGCCACTCTCACACAGCCACCCCTGCCCCTTCTCGGCCCGCACACCTGCTCAGGAATGTCCCACTGGAGTCGCTGAGGCGGGGGCAGCACAGGGTTGGGTTTGCCCAGACAGTGCCCCGTCTCTGTGTAGCCCAGATGGAAGGAGTCGGTGCCCAGGACAAACTGCAGGGGAAGGTCAGGCTGAGAGGCGGTCCTTGCgctgccaccccaccccaagcCTGCGCtgcagggcccctcccagggccTGTTACCTCCCAGAGGTGCCCTATGATAGGGGCGTCTGCCCACGCGTGCTCTGTGTTGAGTCCCAGCTGGCCGTTCTTGAAAGAGATGAGTGTGAAGGACTTGTCGAACCACCTGcagcgggaggagaagggcagcGGGGGAGGCGTGGGGAGCTCCGGGGCCCGCGAGCGGGGGAGCCGGGGCGTGTACCTGTTGTAGCAGTTGCCGTGCAACAGGGCCTTGCCGTAGAGGCTGAGGCTGGCCTCGTCCTCTGGGTCGTAGTGGTGAGACTCCTCGTCCAGAGCCACGAAGAACGCAGCGCGCTCGATGGCGTCCAGGGCAGCCTTGTTCTTGCCAGAGCTGaagaaggcctggcgtgcctGCGCCCACTCCACTCTGAGGGCACAAGGGCAGAGTGAGCGGGGCCCCCTGCAGGATGAGAGCCCTGCCCAGGACCTGTGTCTGCAGTCTCTGCACACCCCCATCCAGCCAGCAGCAGTTAGAGGTCACAGCAGCGACTCCCTGTTGCTGCCACCGGTGTTCCTGACGATGGCAGGTCCTGGTCAACACCGGGCACACCGGGCCTACGTCCCTCCGTCAGGCCTCCTGCCTGAGCTCCAGGGTGGCACGTGGGACTGAACTCCTCTCCTCCTGGTGCCCCAGCGTGGGCCCCAATACCTTCCCCCTGCAGTGAGGGCCGCCAGCCTCTCCTccccaggctggggtggggaggggtcgtCCAGGATTCTCTGGAACTGCATCTCCAGGTCCCGAGGCTTGAGCAGGCGGGAGCCCTCGTAGAGCCACAGCTTGAAGAAGCGGCCCTTGTGGTAGACGGCCACGTGCCTGCTGTCCGGGAGGTGCTGGAGCACGTCTGTGGCGGAGGCCAGGGTGGGCTCAGGCAGAAGCAGGGCCCCCGCCCCACACGCCTCCCCGAAGGCCCCCGGCCCCACACCAGGCGGCCACGAGGGCCTCCGCCGGGCCTGCC encodes:
- the CPT1B gene encoding carnitine O-palmitoyltransferase 1, muscle isoform isoform X2 translates to MAEAHQAVAFQFTVTPEGVDFQLSREVLKQIYLSGVRSWKKRLIRIKNGILRGVYPGSPTSWLVVVMTTVGSSCYNVDVSMGLVYYIQRWLPEGRPYRTPYTRTLLSMAVFSTGVWVMGIFFFRQTLKLLLSYHGWMFEMHGQTSHLTRVWAVCVRLLSGRRPMLYSFQTSLPKLPVPSVPATVHRYLESVEHLLDDEQYYRMETLAKEFEEKTAPRLQKYLVLKSWWATNYVSDWWEEYVYLRGRNPLMVNSNYYVMDLVLVKNTDVQAARLGNAVHAMITYRRKLDREEIKPVMALGLVPMCSYQMERMFNTTRIPGKDTDVLQHLPDSRHVAVYHKGRFFKLWLYEGSRLLKPRDLEMQFQRILDDPSPPQPGEERLAALTAGGRVEWAQARQAFFSSGKNKAALDAIERAAFFVALDEESHHYDPEDEASLSLYGKALLHGNCYNRWFDKSFTLISFKNGQLGLNTEHAWADAPIIGHLWEFVLGTDSFHLGYTETGHCLGKPNPVLPPPQRLQWDIPEQCQAVIESSYQVAKALADDVELYCFQFLPFGKGLIKKCRTSPDAFVQIALQLAHFRDKGKFCLTYEASMTRMFREGRTETVRSCTQRRPPASVPEGCGEAPEHVPPGHDRGGHRQAPLLPLRGLQVPGGRVPFPG
- the CPT1B gene encoding carnitine O-palmitoyltransferase 1, muscle isoform, giving the protein MAEAHQAVAFQFTVTPEGVDFQLSREVLKQIYLSGVRSWKKRLIRIKNGILRGVYPGSPTSWLVVVMTTVGSSCYNVDVSMGLVYYIQRWLPEGRPYRTPYTRTLLSMAVFSTGVWVMGIFFFRQTLKLLLSYHGWMFEMHGQTSHLTRVWAVCVRLLSGRRPMLYSFQTSLPKLPVPSVPATVHRYLESVEHLLDDEQYYRMETLAKEFEEKTAPRLQKYLVLKSWWATNYVSDWWEEYVYLRGRNPLMVNSNYYVMDLVLVKNTDVQAARLGNAVHAMITYRRKLDREEIKPVMALGLVPMCSYQMERMFNTTRIPGKDTDVLQHLPDSRHVAVYHKGRFFKLWLYEGSRLLKPRDLEMQFQRILDDPSPPQPGEERLAALTAGGRVEWAQARQAFFSSGKNKAALDAIERAAFFVALDEESHHYDPEDEASLSLYGKALLHGNCYNRWFDKSFTLISFKNGQLGLNTEHAWADAPIIGHLWEFVLGTDSFHLGYTETGHCLGKPNPVLPPPQRLQWDIPEQCQAVIESSYQVAKALADDVELYCFQFLPFGKGLIKKCRTSPDAFVQIALQLAHFRDKGKFCLTYEASMTRMFREGRTETVRSCTRESTAFVQAMVQGRQPNEDLRRLFRKAAEKHQNMYRLAMTGAGIDRHLFCLYVVSKYLGVESPFLAEVLSEPWRLSTSQIAQFQIRMFDPNKHPKHLGAGGGFGPVADDGYGVSYMIAGENTIFFHVSSKFSSSETNAQRFGNQIRQALLDIANLFQVSKADG
- the CPT1B gene encoding carnitine O-palmitoyltransferase 1, muscle isoform isoform X1, with amino-acid sequence MTTVGSSCYNVDVSMGLVYYIQRWLPEGRPYRTPYTRTLLSMAVFSTGVWVMGIFFFRQTLKLLLSYHGWMFEMHGQTSHLTRVWAVCVRLLSGRRPMLYSFQTSLPKLPVPSVPATVHRYLESVEHLLDDEQYYRMETLAKEFEEKTAPRLQKYLVLKSWWATNYVSDWWEEYVYLRGRNPLMVNSNYYVMDLVLVKNTDVQAARLGNAVHAMITYRRKLDREEIKPVMALGLVPMCSYQMERMFNTTRIPGKDTDVLQHLPDSRHVAVYHKGRFFKLWLYEGSRLLKPRDLEMQFQRILDDPSPPQPGEERLAALTAGGRVEWAQARQAFFSSGKNKAALDAIERAAFFVALDEESHHYDPEDEASLSLYGKALLHGNCYNRWFDKSFTLISFKNGQLGLNTEHAWADAPIIGHLWEFVLGTDSFHLGYTETGHCLGKPNPVLPPPQRLQWDIPEQCQAVIESSYQVAKALADDVELYCFQFLPFGKGLIKKCRTSPDAFVQIALQLAHFRDKGKFCLTYEASMTRMFREGRTETVRSCTRESTAFVQAMVQGRQPNEDLRRLFRKAAEKHQNMYRLAMTGAGIDRHLFCLYVVSKYLGVESPFLAEVLSEPWRLSTSQIAQFQIRMFDPNKHPKHLGAGGGFGPVADDGYGVSYMIAGENTIFFHVSSKFSSSETNAQRFGNQIRQALLDIANLFQVSKADG